A stretch of the Bacillus thuringiensis genome encodes the following:
- a CDS encoding tyrosine-type recombinase/integrase has translation MIILNETISLEKTLEAFSTYLNEKGRKHSTIQRYAYDIKDFYRWLNENELLLHIKSWNEISADDYQAYFSMLEKKREYSLKTRHRIWVVLKKLHMFLGIVTPLDDIHLSLIPDQSLNDNDFITELEETLLKQTVLSIKGLTERQAKYRPLIMDRNACIINLIVNYGLSLQELVSLNMSHIQFTRNTLVVPGENGLTRSVSLTMEDAQQLYKYYTTIPEPVRPRQHTDNPLFVAFDFNRGTYRWVYEKEAPKALSEVAIQKMIRLEVKRAELNRRISAQQMRNTFILRLIKQGVTEKDLVSRMGFKTKISLKRYYQYLQ, from the coding sequence GTGATTATATTGAACGAGACAATTAGCTTAGAGAAAACTTTAGAAGCTTTCTCTACATATTTAAACGAAAAAGGCCGAAAACATTCTACAATCCAACGCTATGCATACGATATTAAAGATTTTTATAGATGGTTGAATGAAAATGAGTTGCTTTTACATATCAAATCATGGAATGAAATATCTGCAGATGATTATCAAGCTTATTTCTCAATGTTAGAAAAAAAACGAGAATATTCTCTTAAAACAAGGCACAGGATATGGGTGGTTTTAAAGAAATTACACATGTTTTTAGGTATAGTTACTCCATTAGATGATATTCATCTCTCTTTAATTCCGGATCAATCACTAAATGACAATGATTTTATTACCGAGTTAGAAGAAACACTTTTAAAACAAACTGTTCTATCAATAAAGGGGTTAACAGAAAGACAAGCTAAATATCGGCCTCTAATCATGGATAGAAACGCTTGTATAATTAATTTAATAGTAAACTACGGTTTGTCTTTACAAGAGCTTGTATCGCTTAATATGAGCCATATACAGTTTACCAGAAATACCTTAGTAGTACCTGGAGAAAACGGATTAACTAGGTCTGTCTCCTTAACTATGGAAGATGCACAGCAGCTTTACAAATATTATACGACTATTCCGGAACCCGTAAGGCCTCGACAACACACAGATAATCCCTTATTTGTGGCATTTGATTTTAATCGTGGTACGTATCGTTGGGTGTACGAAAAGGAGGCGCCAAAAGCTTTGTCTGAAGTTGCTATACAAAAGATGATACGACTTGAAGTGAAACGAGCAGAGTTAAATAGGCGTATTTCTGCGCAGCAAATGAGGAACACTTTTATTCTCCGTCTTATTAAGCAAGGAGTAACTGAAAAAGATTTGGTAAGTAGGATGGGGTTCAAAACTAAGATATCCTTAAAAAGATATTATCAATATTTACAGTGA